A single window of Halotalea alkalilenta DNA harbors:
- a CDS encoding RES family NAD+ phosphorylase produces MNEIHAYRLIKKKWQASAFDGEGARLFGGRWNSRGKSCVYLASSESLAMLEVMVHLNDYGLLRHYAILQVRLPEDAIIHLPIDQLPDDWRDEPAPPSTAELGDGWLGGGSSLALAVPSVVVPRELNYLLNPTHPLFKQIAADATEIDFQPDARL; encoded by the coding sequence ATGAACGAGATCCATGCTTACCGCTTGATCAAGAAGAAGTGGCAGGCGAGCGCCTTCGACGGAGAAGGAGCGCGTCTCTTCGGCGGACGCTGGAACAGCCGGGGAAAGTCTTGTGTGTACTTGGCCAGCTCCGAGTCGTTGGCGATGCTGGAGGTGATGGTGCATCTCAACGATTACGGCCTGCTGCGACATTACGCGATTCTGCAGGTGCGGCTCCCGGAAGACGCCATCATTCACCTACCCATCGACCAATTGCCGGATGACTGGCGGGATGAACCGGCCCCACCCTCAACGGCGGAGCTCGGCGATGGCTGGCTGGGAGGTGGCAGCAGCCTGGCACTGGCCGTACCGAGCGTGGTGGTCCCCCGGGAGCTCAATTACCTGCTCAATCCCACGCACCCACTATTCAAACAGATCGCCGCCGATGCTACGGAAATCGACTTCCAGCCAGACGCTCGCCTTTGA
- a CDS encoding glycerophosphodiester phosphodiesterase, with protein sequence MRTMMTMALICLGISTAGAQTPGELPREEGGIALAERLGLPRPAVIAHRGASFDAPESTRAAYLLAREQGADYLELDLQRTADGVLVAVHDDTLGRTSDVAERFPDRVDAPVSAFTLEELKSLDAGSWFNHAFAERARDAFAGLEILTLDEVIDIAEGGVNRPGLYIETKQPGQFPGIERELREKLASRGWLAPRAEGEGAVNVAAMPGRVVLQTFEKASLEALQREMPEVPKILLLWLGDGYIPAADGPAMGEGEDPARYYAAQRVRSPEDYLAWLDWAKAQGAIGVGPSVALAAGGEQSYPDLVQPWMNRAAHQRGLLIHPYTVDDEVDFARVQAGGVDGFFTNRTDALLAFYGRPPAEPIDAILERLGY encoded by the coding sequence ATGAGAACAATGATGACGATGGCCTTGATCTGTCTTGGGATCTCGACGGCGGGGGCGCAGACGCCGGGCGAGCTGCCAAGGGAAGAGGGCGGGATCGCCCTGGCCGAGCGGCTGGGACTGCCGCGTCCGGCGGTGATCGCCCATCGCGGGGCGTCGTTCGATGCACCCGAGTCGACCCGGGCGGCCTATCTGCTGGCGCGCGAGCAGGGGGCGGATTATCTCGAGCTCGATCTTCAGCGCACCGCCGATGGAGTACTGGTGGCAGTGCACGATGACACCCTGGGTCGCACCAGCGACGTGGCCGAGCGCTTCCCTGACCGTGTGGATGCGCCGGTGAGTGCGTTCACCCTCGAGGAGCTCAAGTCGCTCGATGCCGGCTCCTGGTTCAACCATGCGTTTGCCGAGCGGGCGCGAGATGCCTTCGCCGGGCTCGAGATCCTGACCCTCGATGAGGTGATCGATATCGCCGAGGGCGGCGTCAACCGCCCCGGTCTCTACATCGAGACCAAGCAGCCAGGCCAGTTCCCTGGTATCGAGCGTGAGCTGCGCGAGAAACTCGCCAGCCGGGGCTGGCTGGCACCGCGTGCCGAGGGCGAGGGTGCGGTGAACGTAGCGGCGATGCCTGGGCGGGTGGTGCTGCAGACCTTCGAAAAAGCCAGCCTCGAGGCGCTGCAGCGTGAGATGCCGGAGGTGCCGAAGATCCTGCTGCTATGGCTCGGCGATGGCTACATCCCCGCCGCGGACGGCCCAGCGATGGGTGAGGGCGAGGATCCGGCACGCTACTATGCGGCCCAGCGGGTCCGTTCACCGGAGGACTACCTCGCTTGGCTCGATTGGGCCAAGGCGCAGGGTGCGATCGGCGTCGGCCCCTCGGTTGCGCTGGCTGCCGGTGGCGAGCAGAGCTACCCCGACTTGGTCCAGCCGTGGATGAATCGCGCGGCCCACCAACGCGGGCTGCTGATCCATCCCTACACCGTCGATGACGAAGTGGACTTCGCCCGGGTGCAGGCAGGTGGCGTCGACGGTTTCTTCACCAACCGCACCGACGCGCTGCTCGCCTTCTATGGCCGCCCGCCCGCGGAGCCGATCGACGCGATCCTCGAACGGCTGGGCTACTGA
- a CDS encoding NAD(P)/FAD-dependent oxidoreductase, with amino-acid sequence MGPLVDVVPSSDRMPRRAEVVVIGGGIVGVATALALVEKGIETVLLEKGSIAAEQSSRNWGWCRRTGRDLRELALIEASMRMWEGMDARLGRETGFRRHGILYASRDEQQRDRHLRWLEHAREHGFDSRMLSPAEVVERVPGLAEPLAGALETPADGRAEPQKAAPAMAMAAIERGLNLQQHCAVRTIERQAGRVGQVVTEHGAIDCQAVVVAGGAWSRLLLQGVGERLPQLKVLSSVLRTRPLELPIEPCVSLGGVAFRKRLDGGWTIASSATNLVELTPDNLRFARLFLPAYRVEHRSLSLRVGARSFDEAFHWRPGRADAVSIYERLRVLDPAPHAPALAAMIERLRSAVPGFAGLEVAQSWGGLIDTMPDAIPVISPVERLPGAFVATGFSGHGFGIAPAAGRLVADLVTQDEPIVDPRPFRLSRFEDGERIRAQHWL; translated from the coding sequence ATGGGGCCGCTCGTCGATGTAGTGCCCTCTTCCGATCGCATGCCGCGTCGCGCAGAGGTGGTGGTGATCGGAGGAGGTATCGTGGGGGTCGCGACCGCCCTTGCGCTGGTGGAGAAAGGGATCGAAACCGTGTTGCTCGAGAAAGGCTCCATCGCCGCCGAGCAGTCGAGTCGCAATTGGGGCTGGTGCCGGCGTACCGGCCGTGATCTTCGCGAGCTGGCGTTGATCGAGGCGAGCATGCGGATGTGGGAGGGCATGGATGCGCGGCTGGGCCGGGAGACCGGTTTTCGTCGTCACGGCATCCTCTACGCCTCGCGCGACGAGCAGCAGCGCGACCGCCATCTGCGCTGGCTCGAACATGCGCGCGAGCATGGCTTCGACAGCCGGATGCTGTCGCCTGCAGAGGTGGTCGAGCGCGTGCCGGGGCTCGCCGAACCCTTGGCCGGCGCGCTGGAGACGCCCGCCGACGGCCGCGCCGAACCGCAGAAGGCGGCGCCGGCAATGGCGATGGCGGCGATCGAGCGAGGGCTCAACCTGCAGCAGCACTGCGCGGTGCGTACCATCGAGCGTCAAGCGGGTCGGGTCGGCCAAGTGGTCACCGAGCATGGCGCGATCGACTGCCAGGCGGTAGTGGTCGCCGGCGGTGCCTGGTCGCGGCTGCTGCTCCAGGGCGTCGGCGAACGTCTGCCGCAGCTCAAGGTGCTGTCCTCGGTGCTTCGCACCCGGCCGCTCGAACTGCCGATCGAACCCTGTGTCAGCCTCGGCGGTGTGGCGTTCCGCAAGCGCCTGGACGGCGGCTGGACGATCGCCAGCTCGGCGACCAATCTGGTCGAGCTGACCCCGGACAACCTGCGTTTCGCTCGCCTGTTCCTGCCCGCCTATCGGGTCGAGCACCGTAGCCTGAGCCTCAGGGTCGGCGCGCGTAGCTTCGACGAGGCCTTCCACTGGCGCCCCGGCCGCGCGGATGCGGTATCGATCTATGAACGCCTGCGGGTGCTCGACCCGGCCCCGCACGCACCGGCGCTGGCCGCGATGATCGAGCGGCTCCGCAGCGCGGTGCCCGGCTTCGCCGGTCTCGAAGTGGCGCAGAGCTGGGGAGGGCTGATCGATACCATGCCGGATGCGATTCCGGTGATCTCGCCCGTCGAGCGGTTGCCGGGCGCCTTCGTCGCCACCGGCTTCTCCGGCCACGGCTTCGGCATTGCCCCTGCCGCGGGTCGGTTGGTCGCCGACCTGGTGACCCAGGACGAGCCGATCGTCGACCCTCGGCCGTTTCGGCTGTCGCGCTTCGAGGATGGTGAGCGGATTCGCGCCCAGCACTGGCTCTAG
- a CDS encoding SDR family NAD(P)-dependent oxidoreductase has product MTMTTIDTAAGAPRVAMISGASRGIGAAIAQELLSHGWAVSLGCRRPEEVVLDASLPVIACRYDALDPSTDEAWIDQTLARFGRLDAVVHNAGVMNPLSVLEASDEDFDATFDVNVKAPMRLTRKLWPHLVAGGEGRIVTLASLSAKRVKAERSSLYSMSKFAVLALAHGLRKCGEPHRIRSTAICPGFVATDMGTALTEVAPEQMTQPEDLARIVRTVLELPSSASISEIPVNWTVEDAY; this is encoded by the coding sequence ATGACCATGACGACCATCGATACCGCCGCCGGGGCGCCCCGCGTGGCGATGATCAGCGGTGCCAGCCGCGGCATTGGCGCTGCGATCGCGCAAGAACTGCTCAGCCACGGCTGGGCGGTGAGTCTCGGCTGCCGACGCCCCGAGGAGGTCGTGCTCGATGCATCGCTGCCGGTGATCGCCTGTCGCTACGATGCGCTCGACCCCAGTACCGATGAAGCCTGGATCGATCAGACCCTGGCGCGCTTCGGACGGCTGGACGCGGTGGTCCATAACGCTGGGGTGATGAACCCGCTTTCGGTGCTCGAAGCCAGTGATGAGGATTTCGACGCCACCTTCGACGTCAACGTCAAAGCGCCGATGCGGCTGACCCGCAAGCTCTGGCCCCACCTGGTAGCTGGCGGCGAGGGGCGGATCGTCACCTTGGCCTCGCTATCCGCCAAGCGGGTCAAAGCGGAGCGCTCGAGTCTTTACTCGATGAGCAAGTTCGCCGTACTGGCGCTCGCCCATGGACTGCGCAAGTGCGGCGAACCCCACAGGATTCGCTCGACCGCGATCTGTCCCGGCTTCGTCGCCACCGACATGGGCACTGCGCTGACCGAGGTCGCGCCCGAGCAAATGACCCAGCCCGAAGACCTGGCACGGATCGTACGCACCGTGCTGGAACTGCCGAGCAGCGCCAGCATCAGCGAGATTCCGGTCAACTGGACGGTCGAAGACGCCTACTGA
- a CDS encoding IclR family transcriptional regulator, protein MTIPRAKSGAQLLDRAVALLDLVADGSSEGETLKSLCERSNLNKPTCHRILNALVEHGLLNRDPEGRRYRLGTKLMVFGAKAANGPGLRSQCQPALERMRRTTGETAMLMARDGDDSVCIDRYDGDCLLQTLTGSIGGSVPLGVGPGSLAMLAFLPQEQCEEIVARNRPRIAAYPALSDGRLWQLIEQTRVQGYALDSGELLPGVAGISMPLHVVETGPIASLSLTFLSARLNPELIERYVALLREEIALIEPYLNPLDRRLTSPERVLGQH, encoded by the coding sequence ATGACCATACCTCGTGCCAAGAGCGGCGCTCAGCTGCTCGATCGTGCCGTTGCGTTGCTCGATCTGGTCGCCGATGGCAGTAGCGAGGGCGAGACGCTGAAATCGCTGTGTGAGCGTTCGAACCTCAACAAGCCGACCTGCCATCGGATTCTCAATGCCCTGGTCGAGCATGGGTTGCTCAATCGCGACCCGGAGGGCCGCCGCTATCGGCTCGGGACCAAGCTGATGGTCTTTGGCGCCAAGGCCGCCAACGGTCCGGGACTGCGCAGCCAGTGCCAGCCGGCGCTCGAACGGATGCGCCGCACGACGGGTGAGACCGCGATGCTGATGGCGCGCGATGGCGATGATTCGGTGTGCATCGATCGCTACGATGGCGACTGCCTGCTGCAGACCCTCACCGGGTCGATCGGTGGCTCGGTACCGCTCGGCGTCGGGCCCGGCAGCCTGGCGATGCTCGCTTTCCTGCCCCAGGAGCAGTGCGAGGAGATCGTCGCGCGCAACCGTCCGCGGATCGCTGCCTATCCGGCACTCAGCGACGGAAGGCTGTGGCAGTTGATCGAGCAGACGCGCGTACAGGGCTATGCGCTCGACAGCGGCGAACTGCTGCCCGGCGTCGCTGGGATCTCGATGCCGTTGCACGTGGTCGAGACCGGGCCGATCGCCTCGCTCAGCCTGACCTTCCTGTCCGCACGGCTGAATCCTGAACTGATAGAGCGCTATGTCGCTCTGCTGCGCGAGGAGATCGCGCTCATCGAGCCGTATCTCAACCCGCTGGATCGCAGGCTCACTTCCCCAGAGCGCGTACTCGGCCAGCACTGA
- a CDS encoding transporter substrate-binding domain-containing protein → MSLRNALLASLSGVLLLGSLGAHADTLEDIKARGVLTVGIKNDYQPYGYLNDEGQNVGFEIELARYIAAELLGSPDKIELVPVVAANRTEFLNTGRIDLVMATLGVTPEREKVIDFTVPYVSAAGASILARKEAKFTQWEQLRGQNVCGIQGSFFNKTVTEQYGIRLVNFTALPEAYRGLKDNRCVAMAFDDMSLRKKLEEPGWEDYKIAVEPYEYLPMAGGVRKGDEAFLEAVNAAIVKAEGENKLIEWERDYDMPASEYIAQRAEAARSASE, encoded by the coding sequence ATGTCATTGCGTAACGCACTGCTCGCAAGCCTCTCCGGTGTCCTGCTGCTCGGCTCCCTCGGTGCCCACGCCGATACGCTCGAAGACATCAAGGCGCGTGGCGTGCTCACCGTCGGGATCAAGAACGACTACCAGCCCTACGGCTACCTCAACGACGAAGGCCAGAACGTCGGCTTCGAAATCGAGCTCGCCCGCTACATCGCAGCCGAGCTGCTCGGCTCCCCGGACAAGATCGAGCTGGTGCCCGTGGTTGCGGCCAACCGTACCGAGTTCCTCAACACCGGCCGTATCGACCTGGTGATGGCTACCCTCGGCGTCACCCCTGAACGCGAGAAAGTGATCGACTTCACCGTGCCGTACGTCTCCGCCGCCGGCGCTTCGATACTGGCGCGCAAGGAGGCCAAGTTCACTCAGTGGGAACAGCTGCGCGGCCAGAACGTCTGCGGTATCCAGGGCTCGTTCTTCAACAAGACGGTAACCGAGCAGTACGGCATCCGGCTGGTCAACTTCACCGCCCTGCCGGAAGCCTATCGGGGGCTCAAGGACAATCGCTGCGTAGCGATGGCGTTCGATGACATGAGCCTGCGCAAGAAGCTCGAGGAGCCGGGCTGGGAAGATTACAAAATCGCCGTCGAGCCCTATGAGTACCTGCCGATGGCCGGCGGCGTGCGCAAAGGTGACGAAGCCTTCCTCGAGGCGGTCAACGCCGCGATCGTCAAGGCTGAGGGCGAGAACAAACTGATCGAGTGGGAACGGGACTACGACATGCCCGCCTCCGAATACATCGCCCAGCGCGCCGAAGCCGCACGCTCGGCCAGCGAATGA
- a CDS encoding amino acid ABC transporter permease translates to MFGLDFTWLLDPTYQGWLVEGVWITLQLAAVSSLAALVIGLFGALGLTLRLWWLDALIELFVEVFRNTPPLLQMLFFYFTLTQLGFTVEDPVTGLQQPLFNAFFSASVSLSLFGGALCVEAFRSGLDAVPKATLEAARSLGYGRWALFRRVQAPIATRICLPGLTNVLTNLFKTTSQASVITVPELMYAAGQVYNDTFRTLEMMLLVLVIYVALVSLLSWALLRLERLFAYPGYGQGV, encoded by the coding sequence ATGTTCGGATTAGACTTCACTTGGCTGCTCGATCCGACCTACCAGGGATGGTTGGTCGAAGGGGTGTGGATCACCTTGCAACTCGCGGCGGTGTCGTCGCTGGCAGCGTTGGTGATCGGTCTGTTCGGTGCGCTGGGGCTGACTTTGCGGCTCTGGTGGCTGGATGCGCTGATCGAGCTGTTCGTCGAGGTGTTCCGCAACACCCCGCCGCTTTTGCAGATGCTGTTTTTCTACTTCACCCTGACCCAGCTCGGCTTCACCGTCGAAGATCCAGTGACCGGGTTGCAACAGCCGCTGTTCAACGCCTTCTTCTCGGCGTCGGTATCGCTCAGCCTGTTCGGTGGCGCGCTCTGCGTCGAGGCCTTTCGTTCAGGGCTCGACGCCGTACCGAAAGCGACCCTGGAGGCTGCGCGCTCGCTCGGCTACGGTCGCTGGGCGCTGTTTCGTCGCGTGCAGGCACCGATCGCCACACGGATCTGCCTGCCGGGGCTGACCAACGTGCTCACCAACCTGTTCAAGACCACCTCCCAAGCCTCGGTGATCACCGTACCGGAGCTGATGTACGCCGCGGGCCAGGTCTACAACGATACCTTCCGTACCCTGGAGATGATGCTGCTGGTGCTGGTGATCTACGTGGCCCTGGTCAGCCTGCTGAGCTGGGCACTGCTTCGTCTCGAGCGGCTGTTCGCTTATCCAGGCTACGGACAGGGGGTGTGA
- a CDS encoding amino acid ABC transporter permease codes for MVINPSYEQRKRLLLIGILLAVIALVLGDAVRGGSAEWSRVIARLPLLLTGSAQGWPITGGFLLNVVMGIASMAIATAVGTLLGLSLLARRKLVRQPAFVVMNFLRNAPWLVVLFAMLYLLPYRLTLLGVTFEFSPLAKAIIGLSLPTAANFAEVIRGAVQSVHAGQWESARSLGYSTAQIYRRVILPQAFRRMIPGWMNLYALLMIATSLATVTGVQEVVTLLRTTLSMESETTLVYFYLAVLAMFFAYCYPIALLARRLENKTKGDSL; via the coding sequence ATGGTGATCAATCCAAGCTACGAACAGCGCAAACGCCTGCTGCTGATCGGTATCCTGCTGGCGGTGATCGCCCTGGTACTGGGCGACGCCGTCCGCGGTGGCTCAGCCGAGTGGAGCCGGGTGATCGCTCGGCTGCCGCTGCTGTTGACCGGTAGCGCCCAGGGCTGGCCGATCACCGGTGGCTTCCTGCTCAACGTGGTCATGGGTATCGCATCGATGGCGATCGCCACCGCGGTCGGCACGCTGCTGGGACTGTCCCTGCTGGCCCGGCGCAAGCTGGTTCGCCAGCCCGCGTTCGTGGTGATGAACTTCCTGCGCAACGCGCCCTGGTTGGTGGTGCTGTTCGCGATGCTCTACCTGCTGCCCTATCGGCTCACCCTGCTCGGCGTCACGTTCGAATTCTCGCCGCTGGCCAAGGCGATCATCGGCTTGAGCCTGCCTACCGCGGCGAACTTCGCCGAGGTGATCCGCGGCGCGGTGCAGTCGGTGCACGCCGGCCAGTGGGAATCGGCGCGCTCGCTCGGCTACAGCACCGCACAGATCTACCGCCGGGTGATCCTGCCCCAGGCGTTTCGCCGCATGATCCCAGGCTGGATGAACCTCTATGCGCTGCTGATGATCGCGACCTCGCTGGCCACCGTCACCGGGGTGCAGGAGGTCGTCACCCTGCTGCGCACCACGCTTTCGATGGAGAGCGAAACCACGCTCGTCTACTTCTACCTGGCGGTGCTGGCGATGTTCTTCGCGTACTGCTACCCGATCGCTCTGCTCGCCCGTCGACTGGAGAACAAGACCAAGGGAGATTCGCTATGA
- a CDS encoding amino acid ABC transporter ATP-binding protein, which translates to MTSRSEALIELDGVRKSFGDTEVLKGISLNVGKGEAVCVIGPSGSGKSTILRTINGLLPVDEGFIRVGEHRVHELRSDREMRPLRRQVAMVFQQYNLFPHRTVLENVAMAPVQVLGHDPEEVRERAVRLLAKVHLDGKESRYPGELSGGQQQRVAIARALAMQPEVILFDEVTAALDPETVKGVLETIRELVVEGMTCVLVTHEMRFAREVSHRVCFTDHGRIVESAPPAELFDAPQDPRTREFLAQVL; encoded by the coding sequence ATGACCTCACGCAGCGAAGCGCTGATCGAGCTCGACGGTGTACGCAAGTCGTTCGGCGATACCGAAGTGCTCAAGGGCATCTCGCTCAACGTCGGCAAGGGCGAGGCGGTCTGCGTGATCGGTCCGTCCGGCTCCGGCAAGTCGACGATCCTGCGCACCATCAACGGCCTGCTGCCCGTCGACGAGGGCTTCATCCGGGTCGGCGAGCATCGTGTCCATGAGTTGCGCAGCGACCGGGAGATGCGCCCGCTGCGCCGCCAAGTGGCGATGGTGTTCCAGCAGTACAACCTGTTCCCCCATCGCACCGTGCTCGAGAACGTCGCCATGGCACCGGTCCAGGTGCTTGGCCACGACCCCGAGGAGGTACGCGAGCGTGCGGTCCGACTGCTCGCCAAGGTGCACCTGGATGGCAAGGAGTCGCGCTATCCCGGCGAACTCTCCGGCGGCCAGCAGCAGCGCGTAGCGATCGCCCGGGCCCTGGCGATGCAGCCGGAGGTCATCTTGTTCGATGAGGTCACCGCGGCGCTCGACCCGGAGACGGTGAAGGGCGTGCTGGAGACCATCCGCGAACTCGTCGTGGAGGGCATGACCTGCGTGCTGGTGACGCACGAGATGCGCTTCGCTCGCGAAGTCTCCCACCGGGTCTGCTTCACCGACCATGGCCGGATCGTCGAGTCCGCGCCGCCCGCCGAGCTGTTCGACGCCCCGCAGGATCCACGCACCCGCGAATTTCTCGCCCAGGTGCTGTGA
- a CDS encoding NAD(P)/FAD-dependent oxidoreductase, whose product MVRDDAVFSDDFVKRPYWWDAAPPETCLDALPTEVDVAIVGSGYAGLNAAIELARHGRRVVVLDADELGSGASTRTGGMVSSGQKLVVGGAIKGIAPELFQRMIEDSIASFAFIQQLVEEQKLDADLEIKGRYFGAHAASHLPRLYQMGDILARVTGVKVHRFNRDDQHQVIGSDYYHGGILVDDYGGLHPAKYHRALRELARRHGAELRSHARVLEIKPASRGKVVLTQRGAIEAREVLVCTNGYTDATPTPSLARRVVPVRSYQIATEPLPPELIERLVPGGRMITDSRRDLIYSRPSPDGSRLLFGSRPGLYEIDERQAALKLRARMLEVWPELADYRLSHAWSGKVAMTVDKTAHVGAMDEAHYALGCNGNGVALMSWLGYRLAQKLLESAPRPLSFDREKFQRLPFYDGRPWFLPLASGWYRLRDGIERRWR is encoded by the coding sequence ATGGTCAGAGATGACGCAGTATTCAGCGATGATTTCGTCAAGCGCCCCTACTGGTGGGACGCCGCCCCGCCGGAAACCTGTCTCGACGCGCTACCCACCGAGGTCGACGTCGCCATCGTCGGCTCCGGCTATGCCGGCCTGAACGCGGCGATCGAGCTCGCCCGGCACGGGCGGCGCGTAGTGGTGCTCGACGCCGACGAGCTCGGCAGCGGCGCCAGCACCCGGACCGGCGGAATGGTCAGCAGCGGCCAGAAGCTGGTGGTCGGCGGCGCGATCAAAGGCATCGCTCCCGAACTGTTCCAGCGCATGATCGAGGATTCGATCGCCTCGTTCGCCTTCATCCAGCAGCTGGTCGAGGAGCAAAAGCTCGACGCCGATCTCGAGATCAAGGGTCGCTACTTCGGCGCCCACGCGGCGAGCCATCTGCCGAGGCTTTATCAAATGGGCGATATCCTCGCCCGGGTCACCGGGGTCAAGGTGCATCGCTTCAATCGCGACGACCAGCACCAGGTGATCGGCTCGGACTACTACCACGGCGGTATCCTGGTCGACGACTACGGCGGCCTTCACCCGGCCAAGTACCATCGCGCGCTGCGCGAGCTGGCCCGGCGCCACGGCGCCGAGCTGCGCTCCCACGCCCGGGTGCTGGAGATCAAGCCGGCAAGCCGCGGCAAGGTGGTACTCACCCAGCGCGGTGCGATCGAGGCCCGCGAAGTGCTGGTCTGCACCAACGGCTACACCGACGCCACGCCAACGCCGTCGCTGGCGCGCCGGGTGGTGCCGGTGCGCAGCTACCAGATCGCCACCGAGCCGCTGCCGCCGGAGCTGATCGAGCGGCTGGTGCCGGGCGGGCGAATGATCACCGACAGCCGTCGCGACCTGATCTACAGCCGCCCCTCTCCGGACGGCAGCCGGCTGCTGTTCGGCTCGCGTCCCGGCCTCTACGAGATCGACGAGCGCCAGGCCGCGCTCAAGCTTCGCGCACGCATGCTCGAGGTCTGGCCGGAGCTCGCCGACTACCGGCTCAGCCATGCCTGGAGCGGCAAGGTAGCGATGACGGTCGACAAGACCGCCCACGTCGGCGCGATGGATGAGGCGCACTATGCGCTGGGTTGCAACGGCAACGGCGTGGCGCTGATGAGCTGGCTCGGCTACCGGCTGGCGCAGAAACTGCTCGAAAGCGCGCCACGACCGCTCTCGTTCGACCGCGAGAAATTCCAGCGGCTGCCGTTCTACGACGGGCGGCCCTGGTTCCTGCCGCTGGCGAGCGGTTGGTACCGGCTACGCGATGGGATCGAACGGCGCTGGCGGTGA
- the solA gene encoding N-methyl-L-tryptophan oxidase, with the protein MQTIRTDVVVVGLGAMGAAITDQLARRGVAVVGVDRFAPPHDRGSSHGETRITRQAVGEGAAYVPFVLASHRHWRELESACGESLFEACGAVVIAGAAGRGSHHGKQDFFATTVATAERFAIEHRCLERDELVARFPQFAGMHRDQHAYFEPGGGYLRPERCIAAQLARAERASATLLLDTKVERIDNRSGGVRVTTDKAVIEADRAVVAAGAWATDLLGAPFERLLTVRRQTLHWFGLEADARFPADSPVHIWMHGAGDADYFYGFPPLPGERSVKVATEQDRVATHADQLDRQVAATESQALFDAHLRGRLAGVSSRVVDAAACLYTVTPDQGFILDDHPTMPGVFVVSACSGHGFKHSAGIGQAVAERLCGAESEFDLAPFALERFDT; encoded by the coding sequence ATGCAGACGATACGCACGGATGTAGTGGTGGTAGGGCTCGGTGCCATGGGTGCGGCCATCACCGACCAGCTCGCCCGCCGCGGAGTCGCAGTGGTCGGGGTGGATCGCTTCGCCCCCCCGCATGATCGCGGCTCCAGCCACGGCGAGACCAGGATCACGCGCCAGGCCGTCGGCGAAGGCGCCGCCTACGTCCCGTTCGTGCTGGCATCGCACCGTCACTGGCGCGAGCTCGAGAGCGCATGCGGCGAGTCGTTGTTCGAAGCCTGCGGTGCGGTGGTGATCGCCGGTGCGGCCGGTCGCGGCTCGCATCACGGCAAGCAGGACTTTTTCGCCACCACGGTCGCGACCGCCGAGCGCTTCGCCATCGAGCACCGCTGCCTCGAGCGTGATGAGCTGGTCGCCCGCTTCCCTCAGTTCGCCGGGATGCATCGCGACCAGCATGCCTACTTCGAGCCCGGTGGCGGCTATCTGCGCCCAGAGCGCTGCATCGCCGCGCAGCTGGCGCGGGCCGAACGCGCCAGCGCAACGCTTTTGCTGGATACCAAGGTGGAGCGGATCGACAACCGCTCCGGTGGCGTTCGGGTGACCACCGACAAGGCGGTCATCGAAGCCGACCGGGCAGTGGTCGCCGCCGGCGCCTGGGCAACCGACCTGCTCGGCGCGCCGTTCGAGCGCCTGCTGACGGTACGCCGCCAGACCCTGCACTGGTTCGGCCTCGAGGCGGACGCACGCTTTCCTGCCGATTCACCGGTTCACATCTGGATGCACGGCGCGGGAGACGCGGACTACTTCTATGGCTTTCCGCCGCTACCGGGAGAGCGAAGCGTCAAGGTAGCCACCGAACAGGACCGGGTCGCCACCCATGCCGACCAGCTGGATCGCCAGGTTGCGGCGACGGAGTCGCAGGCGCTGTTCGATGCCCACCTGCGCGGACGCCTCGCCGGGGTCTCCTCCCGCGTGGTCGACGCCGCCGCCTGCCTCTATACCGTCACCCCGGACCAAGGCTTCATCCTCGACGACCATCCCACCATGCCCGGCGTTTTCGTCGTCTCGGCCTGCTCGGGGCACGGGTTCAAGCATTCGGCGGGTATCGGTCAAGCGGTCGCGGAGCGGCTCTGCGGTGCTGAGAGCGAATTCGACCTCGCCCCCTTCGCGCTGGAGCGCTTCGACACCTAG